A window of the Gemmatirosa kalamazoonensis genome harbors these coding sequences:
- the lepB gene encoding signal peptidase I gives MAAPRTRSEANLLAAARSGKSSSRPAKRSSRSNQGGSWWESLRAFLGTVLVFLVIRAFLVEAFRIPSGSMIPTLLVGDWLFVNKLVYGPHVPFTSVNLPGYADPRRGDVVVFVSPYQADEAARGNDATPTLVKRLWGTPGDTLYMREGLLYINGIPQPQGYLAAQNPKGDPNEVSELFAWQRQYALTGSRFGAAPLQPTHDSWGPLVVPPKHYFMLGDNRYNSKDSRYWGVVPRENLRGRPLFVYYSYNADDSDRALPFLTDIRWGRIGHTIK, from the coding sequence GTGGCCGCTCCTCGCACCCGCTCCGAAGCCAACCTCCTCGCCGCCGCCCGCAGCGGGAAGTCGTCGTCCCGCCCCGCGAAGCGATCGTCGCGGTCGAACCAGGGGGGAAGCTGGTGGGAGAGCCTGCGCGCCTTCCTCGGCACGGTGCTCGTGTTCCTCGTGATCCGCGCCTTCCTCGTCGAGGCGTTCCGGATCCCCTCGGGGAGCATGATCCCCACGCTGCTGGTGGGCGACTGGCTGTTCGTGAACAAGCTGGTGTACGGGCCGCACGTGCCGTTCACGAGCGTGAACCTCCCCGGCTATGCGGACCCGCGGCGCGGCGACGTCGTGGTGTTCGTCTCGCCGTACCAGGCCGACGAGGCCGCGCGCGGCAACGACGCGACGCCGACGCTCGTGAAGCGGCTGTGGGGCACGCCCGGCGACACGCTCTACATGCGTGAGGGGCTGCTCTACATCAACGGCATCCCGCAGCCGCAGGGCTACCTCGCGGCGCAGAACCCGAAAGGGGATCCCAACGAGGTGAGCGAGCTCTTCGCGTGGCAGCGGCAGTACGCGCTCACCGGCTCACGCTTCGGTGCCGCGCCGCTGCAGCCGACCCACGACAGCTGGGGCCCGCTCGTCGTGCCGCCGAAGCACTACTTCATGCTCGGCGACAACCGCTACAACTCGAAGGACTCGCGCTACTGGGGCGTCGTGCCGCGCGAGAACCTCCGCGGTCGGCCACTGTTCGTGTACTACTCGTACAACGCCGACGACAGCGACCGCGCGCTGCCGTTCCTCACCGACATCCGCTGGGGACGGATCGGGCACACCATCAAGTGA